The region GCTACAGCAGTGCCTTGGCCATCGGCATTGGCGATAAAGCGCCAGACTTCGAGCTCGACAGCACCAAAGGTGGCAAGCTGAAGCTCAGTAGCCTCAAAGGAAAAAACGTTCTGATCAACTTCTACGTTCT is a window of Deltaproteobacteria bacterium DNA encoding:
- a CDS encoding redoxin domain-containing protein is translated as MPLSLLAAAVIFLTGYSSALAIGIGDKAPDFELDSTKGGKLKLSSLKGKNVLINFYVLDFSPT